The Intestinibaculum porci DNA window CTATATTATACTATACCGATAAATAAAAATCACTTGTTATTATCATATTATAAAAATTTCGTTAAAAGATCATAACACACTAAAAAAGAGGTCACATGACCCCTCAATGATAAGCACGATAAGCAAGCTCTTTATAGAAGACAGCTGTTGATACCGTTAATAATGGTAAATAGGTATAAACACCAATGATCAATGAGACAACACTGACAATAATTTCTACCACAAAAGCCGGTAAACCAAGCATTAACACATAGGTTAAACCATAAGTGATAAGAGCCTGAATAATGATAAAAGGCAGGAAGGAAAGCACCAGTTTCACATAATCAAAGACATGACCACGCATCAGTTCTCTTGAGGCATTGATTGCTTCTGATTTCTTCATCCCATAATCTTCTAAAAGATAAGGTGTTAATAACAAGCGAAAAGCTACATAAATACCCAAGACAACAGCTGCCACCCCTAATAGCCCCATAGAAATCATGTTATTACTGGTGAGGAAACCGCCACTCATCGTATAGACGATAATCATCGCAATAACGGGAATAAGCGTATATAAGAGGACATATAAGACATTTAAAACATAGGTCGGCAAGAGTTCTCGCCATCTTTTAAGACCTACCATACTATCGCTTTCATCGACTTCTTCACCCTGACCATTAATAAACTTCAGGCCGCTGACTACTAGACCGTGAGGCACTGTTAAAAATGCGAGCGTAACAATCAGTGAAATAATTGTCGTATAATCATTAGCGGTAAAGAAACCAGGAATCAAAAGAATGAACCCATCAATAAGAACAACACGAATGAGCCCTTCTTTATTTTTTATAAGTTCCTGTTTTGCCCGTGTTTTTATTAATTTAATATCCATGCAATCACTCCTTGTAAAAAAAGAGACTCACGCAGAGCCTCTTAATCTAAGTACTGTTTTAAGGTATCCACTTTATCAAGCTTTTCCCATGGGAATTCTTTTCTTCCAAAGTGACCATAAGCAGCAGTTTTTGAATAAATAGGCTGTCTTAAGTTGAGTGTATCAATAATCCCTTGTGGAGTCAAATTGAATTCCTTTTTGATTGCTTCTAAAATGACATCTCTTGACACCTTTTCTGTTCCATAAGTTTCCACAAAAACAGAAGTTGGTTCTTTTACCCCAATTGCATATGATAACTGAATTTCACAGCGATCACATAATCCGGCGGCGACTAAGTTCTTCGCAATATAACGTGAGATATAAGCTGCTGAACGGTCTACCTTGGTTGGGTCTTTCCCTGAGAAAGCCCCGCCGCCATGATGCGCAGATCCGCCATAGGTATCAACGATAATCTTACGTCCAGTTAAACCAGTATCACCATGTGGACCGCCGATCACAAAACGACCTGTCGGATTGATAAATACCTTATAGTCATGATTTAAACCATAATCATCAACGACTTTATCCATAATATCTTCTTTAATGAAACGTTTGAATTCTTTTTCATCAAAGTCAGGATCATGCTGGATCGACATTAAGATTGTATCAATCTTAGGTGTTTCTTCCGTATAATCAATCGTAACCTGTGATTTCATATCTGGACGAGCCCATTTGAAGGTTCCTTCATGACGTAATTCACTAGCATAACGCACTAACTGATGGGCAATAGAAATTGGTAATGGCATATAACCTTTGGTTTCGTTGGTCGCATAACCAAACATAATCCCCTGGTCACCAGCTCCGCCAACTTCGTTGTTGGTTCCTAAAGCGATATCGCTTGACTGGGTATCCATCACAACTTCAATGCGGCAATGATCAGCATCAATACCTAATTCATCTGATGTATAACCAATCTTTCTTAAGACATCACGAGCTACCTGTTCATAATCCACGTGAGCGTTAGTGGTAATTTCACCACCAATGACAACTAAGTTTGTCGTTGTGAAACATTCGCATGCAACACGTGAGTTAGGATCTTCCTTCAGACAGGCATCTAAAATAGCATCACTAATCTGATCACAAACCTTATCAGGATGTCCTTCAGATACTGATTCTGAAGTAAATAAAATCTTTTCTTTCATGCTTTTCCTCCTCTAGTTAATAAAAAAAGCTTTCAAGAGGAAAGCTCAAAGCATTTCCTCTTATTGTTCAAGACAAATCTTGCTTGGTTCAGGCACCTTCTATCAAAAGGGTTGCCACCACTTTAAAACGATCCGCATCTATGTGGTTCTTAATAAGAGCTTTAATTATTTTTGTATAACATAGATCATTATAAACGGTTCATCTTTGTTGTCAATATTAAATAGCAATGACTTCGTTAAATATTAAATAGCAATGACTTCGTTAACATATTAAATAGCAATGACTTCGTTAACCCCAGGCACTTCTTCGACTAAGATTAATTCAACACCTTCTTTAATATCATCAGAGATGAACATACAGCCTGAACATGCCCCTAATACATGGACATAAACAACACCATCTTCGAATTTGACATATTCAAGATCGCCGCCATCACGCTGCAAGTAAGGTCTTAATTTATTAATAACTTCAATGATCTTTTTTTCAGTTTCAGGATCATCACTGGTCGCAAATTTCTTTTCTGTTTCATTTGTACTATTTACTGTATCCATAGTTCCACCTCATTTCGCTTGTTATTATAACGCATGTCGTTTATAAAGAGAAGTCATATGCTCTTAAACATGAATGTTCATTCATATTTATGCAAATAAAAAACTTACCCTTCGGTAAGCTTTAGATCATATAGGGAATGGTGACTCGCAGGGGATTCGAACCCCTGACCCTCTGATTAAAAGTCAGATGCTCTACCAACTGAGCTAGCGAGTCGCAGGATGGCTGGGCTAGCTGGATTCGAACCAGCGAAATGACAGAGTCAAAGTCTGTTGCCTTACCCCTTGGCTATAGCCCAACGACTGGTGGGGAGGGACGGATTCGAACCATCGAACCAAAAGGAACTGAGTTACAGTCAGCCGCGTTTAGCCACTTCGCTACCTCCCCAAAAATGGTGCCGGCTATAGGACTTGAACCCACAACCTACTGATTACAAGTCAGTTGCTCTACCAATTGAGCTAAGCCGGCAAGATATAA harbors:
- a CDS encoding NifU family protein codes for the protein MDTVNSTNETEKKFATSDDPETEKKIIEVINKLRPYLQRDGGDLEYVKFEDGVVYVHVLGACSGCMFISDDIKEGVELILVEEVPGVNEVIAI
- a CDS encoding DUF975 family protein; protein product: MDIKLIKTRAKQELIKNKEGLIRVVLIDGFILLIPGFFTANDYTTIISLIVTLAFLTVPHGLVVSGLKFINGQGEEVDESDSMVGLKRWRELLPTYVLNVLYVLLYTLIPVIAMIIVYTMSGGFLTSNNMISMGLLGVAAVVLGIYVAFRLLLTPYLLEDYGMKKSEAINASRELMRGHVFDYVKLVLSFLPFIIIQALITYGLTYVLMLGLPAFVVEIIVSVVSLIIGVYTYLPLLTVSTAVFYKELAYRAYH
- the metK gene encoding methionine adenosyltransferase — protein: MKEKILFTSESVSEGHPDKVCDQISDAILDACLKEDPNSRVACECFTTTNLVVIGGEITTNAHVDYEQVARDVLRKIGYTSDELGIDADHCRIEVVMDTQSSDIALGTNNEVGGAGDQGIMFGYATNETKGYMPLPISIAHQLVRYASELRHEGTFKWARPDMKSQVTIDYTEETPKIDTILMSIQHDPDFDEKEFKRFIKEDIMDKVVDDYGLNHDYKVFINPTGRFVIGGPHGDTGLTGRKIIVDTYGGSAHHGGGAFSGKDPTKVDRSAAYISRYIAKNLVAAGLCDRCEIQLSYAIGVKEPTSVFVETYGTEKVSRDVILEAIKKEFNLTPQGIIDTLNLRQPIYSKTAAYGHFGRKEFPWEKLDKVDTLKQYLD